The stretch of DNA ACCCAGACGCGAAGCTCCGGCGCGTCGCCGCACTGCACGGCTGGGCGATCCGCGACTACCGATCCGTGCGCAAAGCAGTCCGAAAATTCGGCATCCCTGCGCTGGTCACCGCGGGTTTTTCCATCCTTGGTGTGCGCGCTTATCGACGCCCCGCTGCCGCCGAGTAGTTTGGTCGGACGCCGCTTCTACAACACCGCGAAATTCCTTCGAAGTTGCTCACTCTTGACGGCGCATTTCTGGGGTTAAGTATAGAAAAGTGTGTCTCTGATGCGTGATTTCCGCAGCGTAGTGGGCCTGAAGCCAGTATTTACTGCTGTCTGGGAGCTTTATACCTTTAGCCCGCTCGATGTCGTCCCTTCGGTGTAGTCAGACTACCGCTGCGGGATTATATTCATTAAAAAACGCTGCTCTACGTAGTCGGACTACGCCGAAGCGACGACATAGCACTTGTGCAGCGCACCCGCACGGTCGGCGACACCCCGACCGGACACACTTTTCTTTACTTGACCCCATAGAACGGCTATCTACGACACGAACCCCGCGCTGCGTGATGCAGGCGGGGTTCGGGAAAGCTGAAAAAGCTTACTTGCCGAGCTTACGACGCTGAACGCGAGTACGGCGCAGCATCTTGCGGTGCTTCTTCTTGGACATGCGCTTGCGACGCTTCTTAATAACGGAACCCATAGGGTTTACCTCACTTAGCTAGACGATGTATGTACATACCTGCCAGCACTGCCGGCGCAAAACACGACGGTCGAGTGCACTTCGTCCTGACGTTACGCAGCCACATGAATCATCCTTCGAGTAAAAGATTCCACGCATGGCAAACGTTGCGCGACACAGGAGCGCTGACACGAATGGTCTAGATATTACCGCCTAGCGCGTT from Corynebacterium epidermidicanis encodes:
- a CDS encoding 30S ribosomal protein bS22; this translates as MGSVIKKRRKRMSKKKHRKMLRRTRVQRRKLGK